From a single Marinobacter sp. THAF197a genomic region:
- the kdsA gene encoding 3-deoxy-8-phosphooctulonate synthase: protein MAQSKVNVSGIEVANNNPFVLFGGMNVLESRELAFEVAEKYVDVCGRLGIPYVFKASFDKANRSSINSFRGPGLEKGLQILADIKSKFGVPIISDVHEPEQAAPAAEVCDIIQLPAFLSRQTDLVVAMAKTGAVINIKKAQFLAPQEMKHIITKCEEAGNDKVILCERGSSFGYNNLVVDMLGFGIMKSMKVPVMFDVTHSLQMPGGRADSAGGRRAQVTDLALAGMSQGLAGLFLEAHPDPDHAKCDGPCALRLSQLEPFLQRVKAVDDLVKSFTPIDTA from the coding sequence ATGGCGCAGAGCAAGGTAAACGTCTCGGGCATTGAGGTTGCCAACAACAACCCGTTTGTACTGTTTGGCGGTATGAACGTGCTTGAATCCCGGGAGCTTGCCTTTGAGGTTGCTGAAAAGTACGTGGATGTCTGTGGTCGCCTGGGCATTCCGTATGTTTTCAAAGCCTCCTTCGACAAAGCCAACCGCTCGTCTATCAACTCCTTCCGGGGCCCTGGCCTCGAGAAGGGGCTGCAGATCCTGGCGGACATCAAAAGCAAGTTTGGCGTGCCGATCATTTCTGATGTGCACGAACCGGAACAGGCAGCGCCGGCGGCAGAAGTCTGCGATATCATCCAGCTGCCTGCATTCCTGAGCCGCCAGACCGATCTGGTCGTGGCCATGGCCAAAACCGGCGCGGTCATCAACATCAAGAAAGCCCAGTTCCTGGCGCCCCAGGAAATGAAGCACATCATCACCAAGTGTGAAGAGGCCGGCAACGACAAGGTTATCCTGTGCGAGCGCGGCAGTAGCTTCGGCTACAATAACCTGGTGGTGGACATGCTGGGCTTCGGCATCATGAAATCGATGAAGGTACCGGTGATGTTCGATGTGACCCACTCGCTGCAGATGCCTGGCGGACGTGCGGATTCTGCGGGCGGTCGCAGGGCCCAGGTAACTGACCTGGCACTGGCGGGGATGTCTCAGGGGCTGGCCGGCCTGTTCCTGGAAGCGCACCCAGACCCGGATCACGCCAAATGCGACGGTCCTTGTGCATTGCGCCTGAGCCAGCTGGAGCCGTTCCTGCAGCGGGTGAAAGCTGTAGATGACCTGGTAAAAAGTTTTACACCTATCGACACCGCCTGA
- a CDS encoding CTP synthase, with translation MTRYIFVTGGVVSSLGKGIASASLAAILEARGLKVTILKLDPYINVDPGTMSPFQHGEVFVTEDGAETDLDLGHYERFIRTPMSKRNNFTTGRVYEEVIRKERRGDYLGGTVQVIPHITDEIKRRVVEGAAGSDVALIEVGGTVGDIESLPFLEACRQLKVEVGSQRALFMHLTLVPYIATAGEIKTKPTQHSVKEMRSIGLQPDILLCRSEHEVDASSRRKIALFTNVEERAVIPMQDAKSIYAIPRMLHEYGLDQLVIERFGLDAREADLGEWDAVVESLMNPQQEVTIAMVGKYMELLDAYKSLIESLLHAGIKTRTKVNINYIDSEDIERDGTSVLESADAILVPGGFGERGVEGKIRTVQYARENKVPYLGICLGMQVAVIEYARNVAGLKDAHSTEFREHTPEPVVGLITEWLDASGATEARTEASDLGGTMRLGAQDCILTDGSTIAACYGKKTIRERHRHRYEVNNHFLPSLEEAGLQISGRSADGKLVEVVEAPEHPWFVACQFHPEFTSTPRDGHPLFKGFVEAALANKKGS, from the coding sequence ATGACGCGTTATATTTTCGTCACCGGCGGTGTCGTGTCCTCATTAGGCAAAGGTATTGCGTCTGCCTCATTGGCAGCCATCCTCGAGGCACGCGGCCTGAAGGTCACTATTCTCAAGCTGGACCCGTACATCAACGTGGACCCCGGCACCATGAGCCCGTTCCAGCACGGTGAGGTTTTTGTCACCGAAGACGGCGCGGAAACCGACCTCGACCTGGGCCACTACGAGCGCTTTATTCGTACCCCCATGAGCAAGCGCAATAACTTCACCACCGGCCGGGTGTACGAGGAAGTTATCCGTAAAGAGCGTCGTGGTGATTATCTTGGCGGCACCGTGCAGGTGATCCCGCACATTACCGACGAAATCAAACGCCGTGTGGTGGAAGGCGCAGCCGGCTCCGACGTGGCCCTGATTGAAGTGGGCGGCACGGTCGGGGATATCGAATCCCTGCCGTTCCTGGAGGCCTGCCGTCAGCTGAAGGTGGAAGTAGGATCGCAGCGCGCGCTTTTCATGCACCTGACCCTGGTGCCCTACATCGCGACCGCCGGCGAGATCAAAACCAAGCCGACCCAGCATTCCGTAAAAGAAATGCGCTCCATCGGCCTGCAGCCGGATATCCTGCTGTGCCGCTCCGAGCATGAAGTGGATGCCAGCTCTCGTCGCAAGATTGCCTTGTTCACCAACGTGGAAGAGCGGGCGGTTATACCGATGCAGGACGCCAAGTCCATCTATGCCATTCCGCGCATGTTGCACGAATATGGCCTGGACCAGCTGGTAATCGAGCGCTTCGGCCTGGATGCCCGTGAAGCAGATCTGGGCGAGTGGGATGCCGTTGTGGAATCGTTGATGAATCCTCAGCAGGAAGTCACCATTGCCATGGTCGGCAAGTACATGGAGCTGCTGGACGCGTACAAGTCGCTGATTGAATCCCTGCTGCACGCCGGCATCAAGACCCGCACCAAGGTCAATATCAACTACATTGACTCCGAAGACATCGAGCGTGACGGCACCTCCGTGCTGGAATCTGCCGATGCCATCCTGGTGCCGGGTGGTTTTGGTGAGCGGGGCGTGGAAGGCAAGATTCGCACCGTTCAGTACGCCCGTGAAAACAAGGTTCCGTACTTGGGCATCTGTCTGGGTATGCAAGTGGCCGTTATCGAATACGCCCGCAATGTGGCTGGCCTGAAAGACGCCCACAGTACCGAGTTCCGCGAGCACACGCCGGAGCCGGTGGTTGGTTTGATCACCGAATGGCTGGACGCCAGTGGCGCTACCGAAGCGCGCACCGAAGCCTCTGACCTTGGTGGTACCATGCGCCTGGGCGCCCAGGACTGCATTCTGACAGACGGTTCCACCATTGCCGCCTGCTACGGCAAGAAGACCATTCGCGAGCGGCATCGCCACCGCTATGAAGTCAACAACCACTTCCTGCCCAGCCTTGAGGAAGCCGGCCTGCAAATCTCTGGCCGTTCCGCAGATGGCAAGCTGGTGGAAGTCGTGGAAGCGCCGGAACATCCTTGGTTCGTGGCCTGTCAGTTCCACCCGGAATTCACCTCAACACCCCGCGACGGCCACCCGCTGTTCAAGGGCTTTGTTGAGGCGGCACTGGCCAACAAGAAGGGATCCTGA
- the tilS gene encoding tRNA lysidine(34) synthetase TilS, whose product MKAGGNTARESGWPEDLLGPVSALPDSSRILVALSGGLDSVLLLHVAAACHRNVSALHINHQLQPNHSQTEQFCRSLCERLAVPLLVERVDVTVGESGSGGLEEAARMARYDVFRRVLGAGDLLLMAHHADDQVETVLFRLLRGTGVTGLAGMPESRPLGQGALFRPWLAVSRDRLEQVARDVGLSWVEDPSNTSLAFDRNYLRHAVLPGLKERWPGLLKRVEHSARACAESDSLSHRLAELQWQACSDAGQLRLASVQVLSPLEQKNLVRWWIHKQGWRMPALADWDQSLAELIQAGEDRTPEIRGDGFSLRRYRGYLYLVPNVEVPAHSAGLEPGRPLRWGPWTLRLAPTAITPEAAPPPIRVSTRQGGERLRFEEAGHSRSLKTWLQEQGVPPWERALLPLVYHETPGGSELIAVGDLWCSEQYSGSAPATGWRLIVERDCD is encoded by the coding sequence ATGAAAGCGGGCGGTAACACCGCCCGGGAATCTGGCTGGCCCGAGGATCTTCTCGGACCGGTCAGCGCACTTCCTGACAGCTCCCGCATCCTGGTCGCCCTCAGTGGTGGCCTGGACTCCGTTTTGTTATTGCATGTGGCGGCAGCCTGCCACCGCAATGTCTCTGCTCTGCACATTAATCACCAACTGCAGCCTAATCACTCGCAGACTGAGCAGTTCTGCCGGTCGCTCTGTGAGCGGTTGGCGGTTCCCCTCCTGGTTGAGCGTGTGGACGTTACAGTGGGCGAGTCCGGCTCTGGTGGTCTGGAGGAAGCGGCCAGGATGGCCCGATATGACGTGTTTCGGCGGGTGCTTGGTGCGGGCGACCTGTTGTTGATGGCCCACCACGCAGACGATCAGGTCGAAACGGTGTTGTTTCGTTTGCTCCGGGGAACCGGTGTAACGGGGCTGGCGGGCATGCCCGAGAGCCGCCCCCTTGGCCAGGGAGCCCTGTTTCGACCCTGGCTGGCGGTAAGCCGAGACCGGCTGGAGCAGGTTGCCCGGGATGTCGGTCTCTCCTGGGTGGAAGATCCCAGCAATACCAGCCTGGCATTTGATCGCAATTACCTGCGCCACGCTGTGCTGCCGGGGCTCAAGGAGCGCTGGCCAGGCCTGCTGAAACGTGTGGAGCACAGTGCCAGGGCCTGCGCCGAAAGCGATTCGCTCAGTCATCGGTTGGCGGAATTGCAGTGGCAGGCGTGTTCCGATGCGGGCCAGCTCCGGCTGGCGTCGGTTCAGGTGCTGAGCCCGTTGGAGCAGAAAAACCTGGTTCGGTGGTGGATTCACAAGCAGGGTTGGAGAATGCCTGCCCTGGCAGATTGGGACCAGTCGCTGGCGGAGTTGATTCAGGCCGGCGAAGACCGGACGCCGGAGATTCGTGGTGATGGTTTCAGTTTGCGGCGATATCGGGGCTACCTGTACCTGGTGCCAAACGTGGAAGTGCCAGCGCACTCCGCTGGCCTTGAACCCGGCCGCCCGTTGCGCTGGGGTCCCTGGACACTGCGGCTCGCGCCAACAGCCATTACACCGGAAGCAGCGCCCCCGCCAATACGGGTATCTACGAGGCAGGGCGGCGAAAGGCTTCGCTTTGAGGAGGCCGGGCACTCTCGATCATTGAAAACCTGGTTGCAGGAGCAAGGAGTGCCGCCCTGGGAGAGGGCTTTACTGCCGCTGGTTTACCACGAAACACCCGGTGGCAGTGAGCTGATTGCCGTTGGCGATTTGTGGTGTTCTGAACAATACTCGGGAAGCGCCCCTGCCACCGGCTGGCGGCTGATTGTGGAGAGGGATTGTGATTGA
- the accA gene encoding acetyl-CoA carboxylase carboxyl transferase subunit alpha: MNPNYLDFEQPIADLEAKIEELRMVGNDTDINITDEISRLKKKSVSLTESIFSDLQSWDVARLARHPRRPYTQDYIDLIFEDFDELHGDRRYADDLSIVGGTARLDNKPVMVIGHQKGREVRDKVKRNFGMPRPEGYRKALRLMEMAERFKMPILTFIDTPGAYPGIGAEERGQSEAIAFNLAVMSRLKTPIISTVIGEGGSGGALAIGVCDQLNMLQYSTYAVISPEGCASILWKSAEYAAQAAEAMGVTAQRLKELGVADNVIEEPLGGAHRNPEKMAETLKARLAKGVAELSRLPLDELVSRRYERLTKYESGR; encoded by the coding sequence ATGAACCCTAATTACCTTGATTTCGAACAGCCGATCGCCGACCTGGAAGCCAAGATTGAAGAGCTTCGCATGGTGGGCAACGACACCGACATCAATATCACCGATGAAATCAGTCGGTTGAAGAAGAAGAGTGTCAGTCTGACAGAAAGCATATTTTCTGATTTGCAGTCCTGGGATGTCGCCCGTTTGGCCCGGCACCCGCGCCGGCCCTACACCCAGGATTACATTGATCTGATTTTCGAAGATTTCGACGAGCTGCACGGCGATCGCCGCTACGCCGACGATTTATCCATTGTTGGCGGCACCGCCCGGCTGGACAACAAGCCGGTAATGGTGATCGGCCATCAGAAAGGCCGCGAAGTGCGTGACAAGGTCAAGCGCAACTTCGGCATGCCGCGCCCGGAGGGTTACCGCAAGGCCCTGCGCCTGATGGAAATGGCCGAGCGCTTCAAGATGCCGATCCTCACCTTTATCGACACGCCGGGCGCCTATCCCGGAATCGGCGCCGAAGAGCGCGGCCAGAGTGAGGCCATTGCCTTTAACCTGGCTGTCATGTCCCGACTGAAAACACCGATTATTTCTACGGTGATCGGTGAGGGCGGTTCCGGTGGTGCCCTGGCCATTGGTGTGTGCGATCAGTTGAATATGCTGCAGTACTCCACTTATGCGGTTATTTCGCCGGAAGGCTGTGCCTCTATCCTCTGGAAAAGCGCCGAGTACGCGGCTCAGGCCGCTGAAGCCATGGGTGTTACCGCTCAGCGCCTGAAGGAGTTGGGAGTTGCTGACAACGTGATTGAAGAGCCCCTGGGCGGTGCTCACCGCAACCCGGAGAAAATGGCGGAAACCCTGAAGGCCAGGCTGGCCAAGGGTGTCGCGGAACTGAGCCGGTTGCCGTTGGACGAGCTGGTGTCTCGCCGGTACGAGCGCTTAACCAAATATGAAAGCGGGCGGTAA
- the dnaE gene encoding DNA polymerase III subunit alpha: MAQTFVHLRVHSEYSMVDGLVRVKPLISRVAELGMPAVGLTEQSNMCSLVRFYKAAMGAGVKPIIGADLWLENPDEPENPFRLTLLARDEKGYLHLTEIISLGYTEGQRYGKPIIRKAWLEARAAGLIALSGAKMGDVGKALLAGKPELARERAQYWKNLYPGSYYLELQRTERAGDEDCLHLSVELAAELGLPVVATNDVHFLTADDFEAHEARVCIGESRTLDDPRRDRRFSDQQYLRSAEEMIELFSDIPEAVENTVEIARRCSVKVRMGEYFLPNYPIPDGMTMDEYFRHVSEEGLEMRLETILSKDDPEYDQKREEYYKRLKFELDIIIQMGFPGYFLIVMDFIKWAKNNGVPVGPGRGSGAGSLVAYALLITDLDPLEYDLLFERFLNPERVSMPDFDVDFCMEGRDRVIEYTAEKYGREAVSQIITFGTMAAKAVVRDVARVQGKSYGLADKLSKLIPFEVGMTLNKAIEQEPQLKEFLEQDEEAQEIWEMALKLEGVCRNAGKHAGGVVIAPTKITDFSPLYCDDEGGSLVTQFDKGDVEDAGLVKFDFLGLRTLTIIKWALHMINPRRQAQGQSELDIATIPLDDKRSFELLKKAETTAVFQLESRGMKDLIRRLQPDSLEDMIALVALFRPGPLQSGMVDDFIDRKHGRQPLSYPHPDYQYEGLKPVLEPTYGVILYQEQVMQIAQVMAGYTLGNADMLRRAMGKKKPEEMAKQKAFFLEGCANNGIDETLAENIFDLVEKFAGYGFNKSHSAAYALVSYQTLWLKAHYPAEFMAAVLTADMQNTDKVVTLVEECRNMKLDLLVPDVSRSAYTFTVNDDGQIVYGLGAIKGLGEGPIDSIVEAAKDGPFQDIFDFCRRIDLKKVNKRAMEALIRAGAMDKLGAGRAQLMASIDKAVQQADQQSRNDAAGMMDMFGEMLESSGEGEDPYADVAHVREWPEKERLKGEKDTLGIYLTGHPFDEYEREVRRFVRNSIADLKPNKSPQRVAGLVVAQRTMKTRTGSTMCFITLDDRSARIEATLFSEAFFENRELLQSDQVIVVEGQVSHDDYSGQMKMRVSSVMDVATARQQFSRGIRLALHAEQLQNGLLDKLDDTLRPFRNEGSPVWIEYSSAEARTRIELGESWRVQPDDNLLFELRHLVGEKSVELVYD, encoded by the coding sequence ATGGCACAAACGTTCGTACATCTTCGCGTACACTCCGAATACTCCATGGTGGATGGCCTGGTGCGGGTCAAGCCACTGATCAGCCGTGTGGCCGAGTTGGGCATGCCGGCCGTGGGGCTCACCGAACAATCCAATATGTGCTCGCTGGTGCGCTTTTACAAGGCGGCCATGGGTGCCGGGGTGAAGCCGATTATCGGTGCCGATCTCTGGCTGGAAAACCCGGACGAGCCGGAAAACCCGTTCCGGCTCACCTTGCTGGCGCGGGATGAGAAAGGCTATCTGCACCTTACCGAAATCATTTCCCTGGGCTACACCGAGGGCCAGCGCTATGGCAAGCCGATTATCCGGAAAGCCTGGCTGGAAGCCCGCGCGGCGGGTCTGATTGCGCTTTCCGGCGCCAAAATGGGCGATGTGGGCAAGGCCCTGCTGGCGGGCAAGCCGGAACTGGCCCGGGAGCGGGCTCAATACTGGAAGAATTTGTATCCGGGCAGCTACTACCTGGAGCTGCAGCGTACCGAGCGGGCAGGTGATGAGGATTGTCTGCACCTGAGCGTCGAGCTGGCCGCTGAATTGGGCCTGCCGGTGGTTGCCACCAACGATGTGCACTTCCTGACGGCGGACGATTTCGAAGCCCACGAGGCCAGGGTCTGTATCGGTGAGAGCCGAACACTGGATGACCCCCGTCGGGACCGGCGATTCAGCGACCAGCAGTATCTTCGCAGCGCGGAAGAGATGATCGAACTGTTTTCGGACATCCCCGAAGCCGTTGAAAACACGGTCGAGATTGCCCGCCGCTGTTCGGTGAAGGTCCGCATGGGCGAATACTTCCTGCCGAACTACCCGATTCCCGATGGCATGACCATGGACGAGTACTTCCGGCATGTGTCCGAGGAAGGTCTGGAGATGCGCCTGGAAACCATCCTGAGCAAGGATGATCCGGAGTATGACCAGAAGCGGGAAGAGTATTACAAGCGCCTGAAGTTCGAGCTGGACATCATCATTCAGATGGGCTTCCCCGGCTACTTCCTGATCGTTATGGACTTTATCAAGTGGGCCAAGAACAACGGTGTACCGGTAGGGCCCGGCCGGGGTTCCGGTGCCGGTTCCCTGGTGGCCTACGCGCTGCTGATTACCGACCTGGACCCACTGGAGTACGACCTGCTGTTCGAGCGGTTCCTGAACCCGGAACGGGTGTCCATGCCCGACTTTGACGTCGATTTCTGCATGGAAGGCCGGGACCGGGTGATTGAATACACGGCTGAGAAATACGGCCGGGAAGCGGTTTCACAGATCATTACCTTCGGTACCATGGCGGCCAAGGCGGTGGTGCGGGATGTGGCGCGGGTACAGGGCAAGTCCTACGGTCTGGCCGACAAGCTGTCCAAGCTGATTCCATTTGAAGTGGGCATGACCCTCAACAAGGCCATCGAGCAGGAGCCACAGCTCAAGGAGTTCCTGGAGCAGGACGAAGAAGCCCAGGAAATCTGGGAGATGGCCCTCAAGCTTGAGGGCGTATGCCGTAACGCTGGCAAGCACGCCGGTGGCGTGGTGATTGCGCCTACCAAGATTACCGATTTCTCGCCCCTGTACTGTGACGACGAAGGCGGCAGCCTGGTCACCCAGTTTGACAAAGGCGATGTGGAAGACGCGGGCCTGGTGAAGTTCGACTTCCTGGGGCTACGCACCCTGACCATCATCAAGTGGGCATTGCACATGATTAACCCGCGCCGGCAGGCGCAGGGTCAATCAGAACTGGACATTGCCACCATCCCGCTGGACGACAAGCGCTCCTTCGAGTTGCTCAAAAAGGCGGAAACCACTGCCGTTTTCCAGCTCGAATCCCGCGGCATGAAAGACCTGATCCGCCGCCTGCAGCCGGATTCCCTGGAAGACATGATCGCCCTGGTGGCCCTGTTCCGTCCCGGGCCGCTGCAGTCGGGCATGGTAGACGACTTTATCGACCGTAAGCATGGTCGGCAGCCGTTGTCGTACCCGCATCCGGATTACCAGTATGAAGGCCTGAAGCCGGTATTGGAGCCCACTTACGGGGTTATCCTCTACCAGGAGCAGGTCATGCAGATTGCCCAGGTAATGGCGGGTTACACCCTCGGCAACGCCGACATGCTGCGCCGGGCCATGGGTAAGAAAAAGCCGGAAGAGATGGCCAAGCAGAAGGCATTCTTCCTGGAGGGTTGTGCCAATAATGGCATCGATGAAACCCTTGCGGAGAACATCTTCGATCTGGTGGAGAAGTTCGCCGGCTACGGTTTCAACAAATCCCACTCCGCCGCCTATGCTCTGGTGTCGTATCAGACCTTGTGGCTCAAGGCCCACTACCCGGCCGAATTCATGGCCGCGGTACTCACCGCCGATATGCAGAACACCGATAAGGTGGTCACGCTGGTGGAAGAGTGCCGGAACATGAAGCTGGACCTGCTGGTGCCGGACGTCAGCCGTTCCGCGTACACCTTTACCGTCAATGACGACGGGCAGATTGTTTATGGTCTAGGCGCCATCAAAGGGTTGGGCGAGGGCCCGATTGATAGCATCGTGGAGGCCGCCAAAGACGGCCCATTCCAGGATATTTTCGATTTCTGCCGCCGGATTGATCTGAAGAAGGTCAACAAGCGCGCCATGGAGGCGCTGATCCGGGCCGGGGCCATGGACAAACTGGGTGCCGGGCGGGCGCAGCTGATGGCCAGTATCGACAAGGCCGTGCAGCAGGCAGACCAGCAATCCCGAAACGATGCCGCCGGCATGATGGATATGTTTGGCGAAATGCTGGAGAGCAGCGGTGAGGGTGAAGACCCCTACGCCGATGTGGCCCACGTGCGGGAATGGCCTGAAAAAGAACGCCTAAAGGGCGAGAAGGATACCCTGGGTATCTATCTTACGGGTCATCCGTTTGATGAATACGAGCGGGAAGTCCGGCGTTTTGTCCGTAACTCCATCGCGGATCTGAAGCCCAACAAGTCACCCCAGCGGGTGGCTGGCCTGGTGGTTGCCCAGCGCACCATGAAAACCCGCACCGGGTCCACCATGTGCTTTATTACCCTGGATGACCGTAGCGCTCGCATCGAAGCTACCCTGTTCTCCGAGGCGTTTTTCGAGAACCGGGAGCTCCTGCAATCAGATCAGGTGATCGTTGTGGAGGGGCAGGTCAGCCACGATGACTACTCCGGGCAAATGAAAATGCGCGTCAGCTCAGTGATGGACGTGGCTACCGCCCGGCAGCAGTTCAGCCGTGGCATCAGGTTGGCCCTGCATGCGGAACAGCTGCAGAACGGGCTGCTGGACAAACTGGACGATACCCTGCGCCCGTTCCGCAACGAAGGCAGCCCGGTGTGGATTGAATACAGCAGTGCCGAGGCCAGAACCCGTATTGAGCTGGGTGAGTCCTGGCGAGTACAGCCGGATGACAACCTGTTGTTCGAGCTCAGGCACCTGGTAGGCGAGAAGTCCGTGGAACTGGTCTATGATTAA
- a CDS encoding TlpA family protein disulfide reductase, translating to MQYPRHPSVPRPKVSEWPRHLLLIPAVIMVLALAGCERTELQRADGVAVDWDSYRGQWVLVNYWAEWCKPCLEEIPELNHLDKSPRISVLGVNFDGVEGAALVDLGQRMGIEFTMLGQDPGPDFGWKMPMALPATFVVDPAGKLIETRFGPQTEEDLMQLIGS from the coding sequence TTGCAGTACCCTCGGCACCCGTCCGTTCCCCGTCCCAAGGTTTCTGAATGGCCCAGGCACTTGCTGCTGATTCCAGCCGTTATTATGGTGCTGGCCCTGGCGGGTTGCGAGAGAACGGAGTTGCAACGTGCCGATGGTGTGGCGGTGGACTGGGACAGTTACCGTGGCCAGTGGGTGCTGGTGAACTACTGGGCCGAATGGTGCAAGCCCTGCCTGGAGGAGATTCCGGAATTGAATCACCTCGACAAGTCACCGAGAATTTCGGTGCTGGGCGTCAATTTTGACGGCGTTGAAGGCGCCGCGCTGGTGGACCTGGGCCAGAGAATGGGCATCGAATTCACCATGCTGGGCCAGGATCCGGGCCCCGACTTTGGCTGGAAGATGCCGATGGCATTGCCCGCCACCTTCGTGGTGGACCCAGCGGGCAAACTGATAGAAACACGCTTTGGTCCCCAAACCGAAGAAGATCTGATGCAACTGATCGGTAGCTGA
- the arsC gene encoding arsenate reductase (glutaredoxin) (This arsenate reductase requires both glutathione and glutaredoxin to convert arsenate to arsenite, after which the efflux transporter formed by ArsA and ArsB can extrude the arsenite from the cell, providing resistance.): MTEPTRIFHNPRCSKSRQTLELLQQKGIEPEIIRYLETPPTEQELLHILDLLGCEPRQLMRTKESEYRELGLNAPELTREELVKAMVNTPKLIERPIVLANGKAALGRPPEKVLDIL, from the coding sequence ATGACAGAACCAACCCGCATTTTCCATAACCCACGGTGTTCAAAATCACGCCAGACCCTTGAGCTGCTCCAGCAAAAGGGTATCGAGCCGGAGATTATACGCTACCTCGAGACACCACCGACAGAGCAGGAACTGTTACACATTCTTGATCTACTGGGTTGTGAACCGCGCCAGCTCATGCGCACCAAGGAATCCGAGTACAGAGAACTTGGCCTGAACGCCCCGGAACTGACCCGGGAAGAACTGGTCAAGGCCATGGTAAATACCCCGAAACTGATCGAACGCCCTATCGTTCTGGCCAATGGAAAGGCAGCCCTCGGGCGTCCGCCAGAGAAGGTACTGGATATTCTTTGA
- the wrbA gene encoding NAD(P)H:quinone oxidoreductase, whose translation MSNATPYLLVLYYSRNGQTAEMANQIGRGVARAEGIEAKIRTVPPVSPDTNASLPPVPDSGAPYATREDLANCAGLALGSPTRFGNMAAPLKHFLDGTGDLWLNGKLVGKPAGAFTSTGSLHGGQETTLLTMMMPLLHHGMVLCGLPYSESALNETSTGGTPYGPTHWAGTGAQQALSDHEKTLCQAFGERIARLALKLAS comes from the coding sequence ATGAGCAACGCTACACCGTACCTTCTTGTGCTTTACTATAGCCGCAACGGCCAGACCGCCGAGATGGCCAACCAGATTGGCCGCGGCGTCGCCCGGGCGGAGGGCATCGAGGCGAAAATCCGCACGGTTCCACCAGTGTCACCAGACACCAACGCCAGCCTGCCACCGGTGCCGGACAGCGGCGCCCCTTACGCCACCCGTGAAGATCTCGCAAACTGCGCCGGGCTGGCCCTGGGCAGCCCTACCCGGTTTGGCAATATGGCGGCCCCGCTCAAACACTTTCTCGATGGTACCGGCGATTTATGGCTTAACGGCAAGCTGGTTGGTAAACCTGCGGGCGCCTTCACCTCTACCGGCAGCCTGCATGGCGGCCAGGAAACCACCTTGCTGACCATGATGATGCCATTGCTGCACCACGGCATGGTACTGTGCGGATTGCCTTACTCCGAAAGTGCCCTGAATGAGACCTCGACCGGCGGCACACCCTACGGCCCCACCCACTGGGCAGGCACCGGGGCACAGCAAGCGCTGAGTGACCATGAAAAGACCCTGTGCCAAGCCTTTGGTGAGCGCATCGCCCGGCTGGCGCTCAAACTGGCCAGTTGA
- a CDS encoding DUF2069 domain-containing protein — MIKNEKAKTTARLTIALYLAVLATLLVTTFYPAPVEGVSIPLMLTVKLLPLLAFAVPVFRGHNRGYIWMAFVVIFYFTQAVVSAWLSEGAPGPMILTVLTFLLFTVAMVHLKVNRPVAN, encoded by the coding sequence ATGATCAAGAATGAAAAAGCAAAAACCACGGCCCGCCTGACCATTGCCCTGTACCTTGCGGTCTTGGCTACCTTGCTGGTGACCACCTTCTACCCGGCGCCGGTAGAAGGCGTGTCCATTCCCCTGATGCTGACCGTCAAACTGCTGCCGCTGCTGGCGTTTGCAGTACCGGTATTCCGGGGGCACAATCGCGGGTACATCTGGATGGCCTTCGTGGTGATTTTTTATTTCACACAGGCCGTGGTCTCCGCCTGGCTGAGCGAAGGAGCCCCAGGCCCGATGATTCTCACAGTGCTTACATTCCTACTGTTCACCGTCGCCATGGTTCACCTGAAAGTAAACCGGCCGGTTGCCAACTGA